In Zingiber officinale cultivar Zhangliang chromosome 6A, Zo_v1.1, whole genome shotgun sequence, a single genomic region encodes these proteins:
- the LOC121994681 gene encoding dirigent protein 22-like, producing the protein MASSPSSSSFLLLFTILAAAAVTAIAASPDGYMHLRFYNHERILGSGPNATVVYAVERRGSTSGAGFGNIIVYDNLLRLGVETDSPIIGRNQGMGVGSSLAENSGLTNCQLVFTAGKYNGSSLAVQGLFPVAPLETVFERAITGGTGRFRLARGYLLTTEVRSTSTTLTGQLDAYITFR; encoded by the coding sequence ATGGCAtcatctccttcctcctcctctttccTCCTGCTCTTCACCATCTTGGCCGCCGCCGCCGTCACCGCCATCGCCGCCAGCCCTGATGGTTACATGCACCTGCGCTTCTACAACCACGAGAGAATCCTCGGCTCCGGCCCCAATGCCACCGTCGTCTATGCTGTCGAGCGTCGCGGCTCCACCTCCGGTGCCGGCTTTGGCAATATCATTGTCTACGACAACCTTCTCCGCTTGGGGGTCGAGACCGACTCGCCTATTATCGGTCGGAATCAGGGCATGGGAGTCGGCTCCAGCCTGGCTGAGAACTCCGGCCTCACCAACTGCCAGCTAGTGTTCACCGCCGGTAAATACAACGGCAGCTCCCTCGCTGTGCAGGGGTTGTTCCCTGTCGCCCCGCTCGAGACCGTGTTCGAGAGGGCGATCACCGGCGGCACAGGACGATTCCGGTTGGCTAGAGGCTATCTCTTGACGACGGAAGTACGCAGCACCAGCACAACCCTCACCGGACAGCTCGACGCTTACATCACATTTCGTTAA